One Hermetia illucens chromosome 4, iHerIll2.2.curated.20191125, whole genome shotgun sequence DNA segment encodes these proteins:
- the LOC119655520 gene encoding odorant receptor 23a-like, translating into MPQTSDLLGLHVTVLKFFGVWRSEDKRKDLLYSFRAFFFLICLASSTIVSMFIASFHQAEFTDLIISPLYTANTTLVLLKAVNFCMKTQEIEHFFGQIDKVPFFSEAGQKDTKKSTVRRIKILSMIHGFLFISVVTSKILPTVVLGKVTTARSLPNWYPFEWEGKLGICLLLLLFEYSAASTLITLAIVEDIFLTSVLLIIGGQLESLGYRLRNLPSKDTKMWQIKFKECVQDYNCIFKVNKEFERIFSGIIFIQALLSCFLICLSAFALGLANDIGTFILFFSFIFGMLYEVFVMCYAGDYITEKSEELLFNLYSSSWPDILRDCRKMMLIFCVKLNNPIIVKFGIIQDLHLRTFTKIVDAAYKLYALLQQVPE; encoded by the exons ATGCCTCAAACAAGTGACTTACTTGGACTTCATGTGAccgttttaaaatttttcggtgTTTGGCGATCAGAAGACAAAAGGAAGGACCTTCTGTATTCCTTCCGAGCATTTTTCTTTCTCATTTGCTTAGCTTCATCCACAATAGTTTCCATGTTCATTGCCAGTTTTCATCAAGCTGAGTTCACGGATTTGATTATAAGTCCTTTGTACACCGCGAATACCACATTGGTACTGCTCAAAGCCGTGAATTTCTGCATGAAAACCCAAgaaattgaacatttttttggaCAAATCGACAAAGtaccatttttctcggaagctGGACAAAAGGATACCAAAAAATCAACGGTTCGGAGAATTAAGATCCTGTCAATGATACACGGATTTCTATTCATATCTGTCGTTACGTCAAAAATACTACCTACTGTCGTCCTTGGAAAAGTGACAACCGCTCGGTCGCTTCCTAATTGGTATCCTTTTGAATGGGAAGGGAAGCTTGGAATAtgcttactccttcttttattCGAATATTCCGCTGCATCCACTTTGATCACTTTGGCTATAGTCGAGGATATATTCCTGACGAGTGTCCTTTTGATTATTGGTGGACAACTCGAATCTCTTGGGTATCGGTTGAGGAATTTACCATCAAAGGATACCAAAATGTGGCAGATTAAGTTCAAGGAATGTGTTCAAGATTATAATTGTATATTCAA AGTAAACAAGGAGTTCGAGAGGATATTCTCAGGAATTATATTCATTCAAGCGTTGCTGAGTTGCTTTTTAATTTGTCTGAGTGCGTTCGCACTGGGGTTG GCAAACGATATTGGAACATTCatacttttcttttccttcatatttggtatgctctatgaGGTATTCGTAATGTGTTATGCCGGAGATTACATTACAGAAAAGTCGGAAGAACTACTCTTCAATTTATATTCATCGTCTTGGCCAGATATCCTCCGAGATTGCCGAAAGATGATGttaatattttgtgtaaaactaaatAATCCAATCATCGTGAAGTTCGGGATCATACAGGATCTACATCTACGAACTTTTACAAAA ATCGTTGATGCTGCTTATAAGCTCTATGCTTTGCTGCAACAAGTTCCCGAATGA
- the LOC119655424 gene encoding putative odorant receptor 71a — protein sequence MPQTSDLLRFHVSVFKFFGVWRSEDKRKDLLYSLRAFFFLICLSSSTIVLMFIANFHQTEFTDFIISPLYTINATLVLLKAVNFCIKTQEIEHFLGQIDKVPEAGEKDTKEATVRRIKILSMIHGFLFIFVVTSKILPTVVLGKVTTTRPIPIWYPFEWEGKLGLCLLLLLFEYSSAYTLITLAIIGDIFLTSVLLIIGGQLESLGYRLKNLPSKDTTMWRIIFKECVQDYNCIFKVNKEFERIFSGIIFIQASLSCLLICLSAFALGLANDIGTFILFFSFIFGMLYEVFVMCYAGDYLTEKSEELLFNLYSSSWPDIPRDCRKMVLIFCIKLNNPIIVKFGIIQDLHLRTFTKIVDAAYKLYALLQQVPE from the exons ATGCCTCAAACAAGTGATTTACTTAGATTTCATGTGtccgttttcaaatttttcggtgttTGGCGGTCAGAAGACAAAAGGAAGGACCTTCTGTATTCCTTGCGAGCATTTTTCTTTCTCATTTGCTTATCTTCATCCACAATAGTTTTGATGTTCATTGCCAATTTTCATCAAACTGAGTTCACGGACTTCATTATAAGTCCTTTGTACACGATAAACGCAACATTGGTACTGCTCAAAGCTGTGAACTTCTGCATAAAAACCCAAGAAATTGAACATTTTCTTGGACAAATCGACAAAGTACCGGAAGCTGGAGAAAAGGATACGAAAGAAGCAACGGTTCGGAGAATTAAGATCCTATCAATGATACACGGATTTCTATTCATATTTGTCGTTACGTCAAAAATACTGCCTACTGTCGTCCTTGGAAAAGTGACAACAACCCGGCCAATTCCTATTTGGTATCCTTTTGAATGGGAAGGAAAGCTTGGCCTAtgcttactccttcttttattCGAATATTCTTCTGCATACACTTTGATCACTTTGGCTATAATCGGGGATATATTCCTGACGAGTGTCCTTTTGATTATTGGTGGACAACTCGAATCTCTTGGGTACCGGTTGAAGAATTTACCATCAAAGGATACCACAATGTGGCGGATTATATTCAAGGAATGTGTTCAAGATTATAATTGTATATTCAA AGTAAACAAGGAGTTCGAGAGGATATTCTCAGGAATTATATTCATTCAAGCGTCGCTGAGTTGCTTATTAATTTGTCTGAGTGCGTTCGCGCTGGGGTTG GCAAACGACATTGGAACATTCatacttttcttttccttcatatttggtatgctctatgaGGTATTCGTAATGTGTTACGCAGGAGATTACCTTACTGAAAAATCGGAAGAACTACTCTTCAATTTGTATTCATCATCATGGCCAGATATCCCCCGAGATTGCCGGAAGATGGTGTTAATATTTTGTATAAAACTGAATAATCCAATCATCGTGAAGTTCGGGATCATACAGGACCTACATCTACGAACTTTTACAAAA ATCGTTGATGCTGCTTATAAGCTCTATGCTTTGCTACAACAGGTTCCCGAATGA